In a single window of the Metopolophium dirhodum isolate CAU chromosome 2, ASM1992520v1, whole genome shotgun sequence genome:
- the LOC132938372 gene encoding uncharacterized protein LOC132938372 — MNSTQTALEHTEIPNEADWALQGDIPDSINATGLLAEDLEEYGGLTEIQTLILACVATVIPLFLGLLLVLGVRMVWKKYKNHNTNSGYDNDGLRREDSCDAVKSSSFMQSAEELKTSESQYSVLMPDDAASAAVCCYAAANGASAPLPPLLYNSPPNNRFGDTNKTNLNGSIITLTMKNNHLIVETEERVPGVCMASASEVAAAAAAAAAAEAAAKSMDYEYDDDEFDMEAEMLRREFREASLLANGDGGSVCGPAAVNPAVLEPSSQTQVDLTVDRRPTASAAVQPPPHQLQPAAADHSSGGSSSVDSRVAEMAYAYGNQSEYTAEDVPSKHCGKAFAVVKSAAVASSATAVTVNNNSNNNNDDEYLVEQRLLGNGADGGGGCTGNGNSPESPPPNTDNCSPEDCGLAPAAATATVSQ; from the exons ATGAACAGCACGCAAACGGCGCTTGAACACACCGAAATACCCAACGAGGCGGATTGGGCTCTGCAGGGAGACATTCCGGACAGCATCAATGCTACTGGACTTCTAGCCGAAGACTTGGAAGAATATGGAG gTCTGACTGAAATACAAACATTGATTTTAGCATGCGTAGCCACAGTCATACCCCTATTCTTAGGGCTTCTACTCGTTCTCGGCGTGAG GATGGTgtggaaaaaatacaaaaatcacaATACCAACAGCGGCTATGACAACGACGGACTGCGCCGCGAAGACAGTTGCGATGCGGTCAAGAGTTCGAGCTTCATGCAGAGCGCCGAGGAG CTGAAGACCAGCGAATCGCAGTATTCCGTTCTGATGCCTGACGATGCGGCGTCGGCGGCGGTGTGTTGCTATGCTGCGGCGAACGGTGCTTCCGCGCCGCTGCCACCGCTGTTGTACAATAGTCCACCCAACAATCGTTTTGGAGACACGAACAAAACGAACCTGAACGGGAGCATTATCACGTTGACGATGAAAAACAACCATCTGATCGTGGAGACCGAGGAAAGAGTGCCG GGCGTTTGTATGGCATCGGCTAGTgaagtggcggcggcggccgccGCTGCCGCTGCCGCCGAAGCAGCCGCCAAATCGATGGACTACgagtacgacgacgacgagttcGACATGGAGGCCGAAATGTTGCGTCGCGAATTCCGGGAGGCGTCCCTGTTGGCCAACGGCGACGGCGGCTCGGTGTGCGGCCCAGCCGCTGTCAATCCGGCCGTGCTCGAACCCAGCAGCCAGACCCAGGTGGACCTGACGGTGGACCGCCGGCCGACCGCATCCGCGGCCGTCCAACCACCACCGCACCAGCTGCAGCCGGCGGCCGCCGACCACTCGAGCGGCGGCTCGTCGTCGGTCGACTCGCGCGTGGCTGAAATGGCGTACGCTTATGGCAACCAGTCCGAGTACACGGCCGAAGACGTTCCGAGCAAACACTGCGGTAAGGCCTTCGCTGTCGTCAAGTCAGCGGCGGTGGCGTCTTCGGCGACCGCGGTTACCgtcaacaacaacagcaacaacaacaacgacgacgagTACCTGGTCGAACAACGTTTGTTAGGGAACGGCGCAGACGGCGGCGGTGGCTGCACTGGTAACGGTAACTCACCCGAATCGCCACCGCCGAATACCGATAATTGCTCACCGGAAGATTGCGGCTTGGCgcccgccgccgccactgccaCCGTCTCCCAGTAA
- the LOC132939602 gene encoding uncharacterized protein K02A2.6-like, whose protein sequence is MLVCVPSPILYIKYVTFGDEDENSVKILFNFLVVIIMSNISQYIPGSESFSNYLDRLNAQLTVLKVKEADKKSYLIAYIGSEAYSQLKDACLPEEPQLKSYDELVSKLEEIYSPRRLVVSERFIFNQRTQNQGESTREYITALKKLSSFCVFGSFLNDALRDRLIVGISDESCQRKLLGIESLTFEEACKIALDSELVCNQTQQMNNKSQVNFINNGKNVSRQTHSSSKSELKWNGNSGGKSWSGKSSKPGQKNGQSIQHGSQSSRSLKFGQCYRCGRKHDVRTCPAREWECFSCKLKGHTSKMCKTKIKNNLESIDLVNNVSQNSGGNPLVIKIKVNNKLIPFEVDSGASVSVMPIKYFNMYFNNSCKLEKKHIQLSSVNCEPVKVLGQTLVNVEMSNQKNIKLYLIITENSVKKVLVGRSWLDKLYSNWRSNMCLNCISSNVDCKIGKNIMNSVNNNNCVLSEIDVINNIKLKFPGVVKLNDKPADYIKDHEVNLSLKENSVPVFHRAYQVPYALKSAVEIELNRLEVEGVISKVSISDWASPIVVVPKKNNKIRICVDLKTTLNPKLQIEQHPLPRVDDVFNELSGGSVFTVLDLAEAYLQLQVAPESRKFLTINTHKGLYCFNRLCYGVASAPSIFQSVMENILRGVSKVQVYLDDIIICGSSRSECEENVNAVLERLNEYRVKVNFEKCQFYCSSVQFLGHKIDCQGVHPDGNKMDAIRNAPCPNDVVQLKSFLGLINYYQRFIPMSSSILAPLYNLTKNKIPWNWSDECRSAFENIKQVLIKSQLLVTYNPDLPLVVTCDSSSYGVGAVLSHLIDGEEKPILFASSTLSAAEKNYAQIEREGLAIIFAVKKFHKYLFARKFILVTDHLPLKSIFNPSKNIPVVASSRLQRWAVILSSYQYEIQHRKGVDISNADALSRLPQSSNTGENACSILLLENLPLTYKEVSKKTSTDEVLKEISQYTKEGWPGVKSLKSDCQQYYKRREELSLVNDCLILGNRVVIPKSLREDVLMLLHKNHPGIVRSKMLARSYVWWPNIDIDIDKFIKTCTECQCNQNDKNVSEKVYIPWENPSDSWKRIHIDFLEINQVKLLIIVDSFSKWIECFAMGSTTASKVIEVLENCFCRFGSPEIMVTDNGPPFGANEFKAYCEKNCIKLVHSPPYNPESNGLAERGVQTIKKLLIKSLCVERDVKRIQSKINNILVSYRNTPTTSTGCSPSDLIYNFKPKNHLSILKPPNIVEKNKNINVTKYEINDKVLVRNNSKGQKWLTGRIMKMLGTCSYLVRVGDKIRLMHVNKLKKSYLNDEVHPRELE, encoded by the coding sequence ATGCTCGTGTGTGTACCTTCGcctatcttatatataaaatacgtaacaTTTGGCGACGAAGATGAAAAttcggtgaaaatattatttaattttcttgttgTGATTATAATGTCGAATATTTCGCAATACATACCGGGTTCGGAATCATTCAGTAATTATTTAGATCGATTAAACGCGCAGTTGACCGTTTTAAAAGTTAAAGAGGCTGATAAAAAGTCCTATTTAATCGCATACATTGGTTCGGAAGCATATAGTCAATTAAAAGATGCTTGTTTGCCGGAGGAACCACAATTAAAGTCATACGACGAGTTAGTGTCCAAATTGGAAGAAATATATTCACCACGTCGTCTTGTAGTGAgtgaaagatttatttttaaccaacgTACACAGAACCAGGGTGAGTCAACTCGGGAGTACATaacagcattaaaaaaattatcaagtttTTGTGTATTTGGTTCGTTTTTAAACGATGCACTGCGAGATCGGCTTATTGTAGGGATAAGTGATGAATCGTGTCAACGAAAATTACTTGGTATAGAGTCCCTAACGTTTGAAGAAGCATGTAAAATTGCTTTGGATTCGGAGTTGGTTTGTAATCAAACACAACAAATGAACAATAAATCACAagtaaattttatcaataatggGAAAAATGTGTCTCGTCAAACACATTCGTCATCGAAGTCGGAACTCAAGTGGAACGGAAATTCTGGTGGAAAATCGTGGTCTGGGAAGTCGTCAAAACCTGGTCAAAAAAATGGTCAGTCAATTCAGCACGGCAGTCAAAGTTCACGAAGTCTTAAGTTTGGTCAATGCTATAGATGTGGAAGGAAGCACGATGTCCGTACGTGTCCAGCCAGAGAGTGGGAATGTTTTTCATGTAAATTAAAAGGTCATACGTCGAAAATGTgtaagacaaaaattaaaaataatttagagtcTATTGATTTAGTAAATAATGTGTCTCAGAATAGTGGGGGAAATCCACTTGTGATTAAaatcaaagttaataataagCTTATTCCGTTTGAAGTAGATAGTGGAGCGTCGGTTTCAGTTATgccgattaaatattttaatatgtattttaataattcatgtaaattagaaaaaaaacatattcaattAAGTTCTGTAAATTGTGAACCAGTCAAGGTTTTAGGTCAAACACTTGTAAATGTCGAGAtgtcaaatcaaaaaaatattaaactatatttaattataacggaaaactctgtaaaaaaagttttagtagGTCGATCTTGGTTAGATAAGTTATATTCAAACTGGAGATCGAATATGTgtctaaattgtataagtagTAATGTAGATTGCAAAATcgggaaaaatattatgaattctgtaaataataataattgcgtttTAAGTGAAATAGatgtaattaacaatattaaactcAAGTTTCCCGGGGtggttaaattaaatgataaaccaGCTGATTATATAAAAGACCATGAGGTCAATTTATCTTTAAAAGAAAATAGCGTACCAGTTTTCCATAGAGCATATCAAGTACCATATGCACTAAAGTCTGCTGTAGAAATTGAGTTAAATAGATTAGAAGTTGAAGGAGTTATAAGTAAGGTTTCAATTAGTGACTGGGCATCGCCTATTGTAgtagtaccaaaaaaaaataataaaattagaatatgtGTAGATTTAAAAACTACCTTAAATCCAAAATTACAAATTGAACAACACCCATTACCAAGAGTCGATGATGTGTTTAATGAGTTATCCGGGGGAAGTGTATTCACTGTTTTGGATTTAGCAGAAGCGTATTTACAATTACAGGTTGCACCTGAAAGTCGTAAGTTTCTTACAATTAATACTCATAAAGGGTTGTACTGTTTTAATCGTTTATGTTATGGGGTAGCGTCAGCGCCAAGTATATTTCAGTCAgtcatggaaaatattttacgagGTGTTTCTAAAGTACAAGTATATTTAGATGACATAATAATCTGCGGCTCGTCAAGGTCAGAGTGTGAAGAAAATGTTAATGCGGTGTTAGAACGTTTAAATGAGTATAGAGTTAAAGTAAATTTTGAGAAATGTCAGTTTTATTGTTCAAGTGTACAATTTCTAGGTCATAAAATAGATTGTCAAGGCGTACATCCCGATGGAAATAAAATGGATGCGATAAGAAACGCACCGTGCCCTAATGATGTAGtacaattaaaatcatttcTCGGTCTCATAAACTATTATCAACGTTTTATTCCAATGTCGTCATCTATATTAGCTCCCTtgtacaatttaacaaaaaataaaataccttggAATTGGTCTGACGAATGTCGATCagcgtttgaaaatataaaacaggtaTTAATAAAAAGTCAATTATTAGTCACGTATAATCCAGATTTACCTCTAGTAGTTACGTGTGACAGTTCTAGCTATGGTGTCGGTGCAGTTCTTAGTCATTTGATAGATGGGGAGGAGAAGCCAATTTTATTCGCGTCTAGCACCTTATCAGCGgcagaaaaaaattatgcacaAATTGAGCGTGAAGGGTTAGCAATAATCTTCGCAGTAAAAAAATTCCATAAATACTTGTTTGCAcgcaaatttattttagtaactgATCATTTGccgttaaaatcaatttttaatccgTCAAAGAATATACCTGTTGTAGCTTCATCTAGATTACAAAGATGGGCAGTTATATTGTCTAGTTATCAGTACGAGATTCAACATAGGAAGGGGGTAGACATAAGTAACGCAGACGCGTTATCAAGATTACCTCAAAGTAGTAATACTGGGGAAAATGcttgttcaattttattattagaaaatttacCTTTAACGTATAAGGAAGTGAGCAAAAAAACGAGTACAGACGaagtattaaaagaaataagTCAGTATACGAAAGAAGGTTGGCCGGGGGTAAAGTCGTTAAAATCAGAttgccaacaatattataaaagacgGGAAGAATTATCGTTAGTAAATGACTGTTTGATATTAGGTAATCGCGTAGTAATTCCAAAGTCATTAAGAGAAGacgtattaatgttattacataaaaaccatCCGGGTATTGTTCGTTCGAAAATGCTCGCAAGGTCGTATGTATGGTGGCCTAATATCGATATTGATATAGATAAGTTTATTAAGACGTGTACGGAATGCCAATGTAATCAAAACGATAAGAATGTTAGTGAGAAAGTGTATATTCCGTGGGAAAATCCATCAGATTCTTGGAAAAGAATACACATCGATTTTCTAGAAATAAatcaagttaaattattaatcattgttgaCAGTTTTAGCAAATGGATTGAGTGTTTTGCAATGGGAAGTACAACGGCTTCAAAAGTAATCGAAGttttagaaaattgtttttgtcgttTTGGTTCCCCAGAGATAATGGTAACCGATAATGGTCCACCTTTTGGCGCAAATGAATTTAAAGCATATTGtgagaaaaattgtataaaactagTACATTCGCCGCCATACAATCCAGAGTCTAATGGGTTGGCAGAGCGAGGAGtgcaaacgataaaaaaattattaataaagagttTGTGTGTAGAGAGAGATGTAAAAAGaatacaatcaaaaattaataatattttagtatcatATCGTAACACACCAACAACAAGCACAGGTTGTAGTCCGTcagatttaatatataattttaaaccaaaaaatcaTTTGTCCATATTAAAACCACCAAATATTgtagaaaagaataaaaatattaatgttactaAGTACGAAATAAATGATAAAGTTCTTGTTCGAAATAATTCAAAAGGGCAGAAATGGTTAACTGGACGTATAATGAAAATGTTGGGAACGTGCAGTTATTTAGTCCGGGTTGGTGATAAAATCAGATTAATGCATGTAAACAAACTGAAAAAGAGTTATTTAAATGATGAGGTACATCCAAGGgaacttgaataa